From one Nonomuraea polychroma genomic stretch:
- a CDS encoding rhodanese-like domain-containing protein, which translates to MTHIIDREAVQDLVAARQAQLVEVLPKEEYAWAHLPRAVNLPLGALDEGSSALDRARPVVVYCHDALCDLSPRAAHRLERLGFGEVHDYGAGKMDWLAADLPYEGEAHLVSQNVRRDPVTAGLDDPLEELTERILGDPAGLAVVVDADDVVQGVVGPRELKGADMAGTAEQAMRVGVTTVRPSEQLEPLIQRMDRAKVDHVVVTQADGTLVGLFGLGDVRPQASESDLG; encoded by the coding sequence ATGACGCACATCATCGATCGCGAAGCCGTACAGGACCTGGTCGCGGCCCGCCAGGCCCAGCTGGTCGAGGTGCTGCCGAAGGAGGAGTACGCGTGGGCGCACCTGCCCCGGGCCGTGAACCTGCCGCTCGGCGCCCTCGACGAGGGCTCCTCGGCGCTGGACCGGGCGCGGCCGGTCGTCGTCTACTGCCACGACGCGCTGTGCGATCTGAGCCCGCGCGCCGCCCACCGGCTCGAACGGCTGGGGTTCGGCGAGGTGCACGACTACGGGGCGGGCAAGATGGACTGGCTGGCGGCCGACCTGCCGTACGAGGGGGAGGCCCATCTGGTGTCGCAGAACGTGCGCCGCGACCCCGTGACCGCCGGCCTGGACGACCCGCTGGAGGAGCTCACCGAACGCATCCTCGGCGACCCCGCGGGGCTGGCGGTGGTCGTCGACGCCGACGACGTGGTCCAGGGCGTCGTCGGGCCGCGCGAGCTCAAGGGCGCCGACATGGCGGGCACCGCCGAGCAGGCCATGCGGGTCGGGGTGACCACGGTGCGCCCGAGCGAGCAGCTGGAGCCGCTGATCCAGCGGATGGATCGGGCGAAGGTGGACCACGTCGTCGTCACGCAGGCGGACGGCACGCTGGTGGGTCTGTTCGGGCTCGGAGACGTCCGCCCGCAGGCGTCGGAGTCCGATCTGGGTTAG
- a CDS encoding enoyl-CoA hydratase/isomerase family protein, translating to MGEFVSVEVADQIATIRLDRPKMNALNGQVQLEIAEAARLVDADPQVQAVILYGGAKVFAAGADIKEMADMSYADMATHSRTLQACFTAVAQIGKPVIAAITGYALGGGCELALCADFRVAGESAKLGQPEILLGIIPGAGGTQRLPRLIGPARAKDLIFTGRHVPAAEAREMGLVDRVVPDEQVYTAALEWAATFVGGPAVALRAAKQAVDQGLEADLDTGLEIERLQFSALFATDDAKIGMSAFAEKTKPKFTGR from the coding sequence ATGGGTGAGTTTGTAAGCGTCGAGGTAGCCGACCAGATCGCCACCATCCGTCTAGACCGTCCGAAGATGAACGCACTCAACGGCCAGGTCCAGCTGGAGATAGCCGAAGCAGCGCGCCTCGTGGACGCCGACCCGCAGGTGCAGGCGGTGATTCTGTACGGCGGCGCGAAGGTCTTCGCCGCGGGCGCCGACATCAAGGAGATGGCCGACATGTCCTACGCGGACATGGCCACTCATTCCCGCACGCTCCAGGCATGTTTCACCGCGGTCGCCCAGATCGGCAAGCCGGTCATCGCCGCGATCACCGGTTACGCCCTGGGCGGCGGCTGCGAGCTCGCCCTGTGCGCCGACTTCCGGGTCGCCGGCGAGTCGGCCAAGCTGGGGCAGCCGGAGATCCTGCTGGGCATCATCCCCGGCGCCGGCGGCACGCAGCGCCTGCCCCGCCTCATCGGCCCGGCCCGGGCCAAGGACCTGATCTTCACCGGCCGCCATGTGCCCGCCGCCGAGGCGCGGGAGATGGGCCTGGTGGACCGGGTGGTGCCGGACGAGCAGGTCTACACGGCCGCGCTCGAATGGGCCGCCACGTTCGTGGGCGGGCCCGCGGTCGCGCTGCGCGCCGCCAAGCAGGCCGTCGACCAGGGTCTTGAGGCGGATCTCGACACGGGCCTGGAGATCGAGCGGCTGCAGTTCTCCGCGCTCTTCGCCACGGACGACGCCAAGATCGGCATGAGCGCGTTCGCCGAGAAGACCAAGCCCAAGTTCACCGGCCGATAG
- a CDS encoding helix-turn-helix domain-containing protein gives MSSLRPGAPTPQAVADAFDATRLTQARHLAALTKKEVAEHLGVSPAAVGQYEAGVTRPRPDLIPLLAEVLGVPMAFFLPGRPHGKLDGSMAHFRSLRSTRAYQRAKAVAFVEQVWELTYALEKRIQLPAVDLPGFAGGEMHSALPRDPAGAARALRAHWGLGAGPISHLVRRMEAHGIVVAFPRHDPDAVTVDAFSTSSLPRPIVVLTPNRFDDIYRHRFTAAHELGHLVLHGDTAAGDTHQEREADAFAAEFLTPRESILPQLPLRADLRKLAELRRTWGVSVDSLLYRCRETGLISDSAASRAYQRLAALRDQPGFTNEPVSGYPGEQPVLLAHAFDLATREADLTAATLAQELAWPIARVRELIGLPDQRPSLRLVL, from the coding sequence GTGAGTAGTCTCCGACCCGGGGCGCCGACCCCGCAGGCCGTCGCCGACGCGTTCGACGCCACCCGTCTCACCCAGGCCCGCCACCTGGCGGCGCTGACCAAGAAGGAGGTCGCCGAGCACCTCGGCGTCTCCCCCGCCGCGGTCGGCCAATACGAGGCAGGTGTCACCCGGCCGCGCCCCGACCTGATCCCGCTGCTGGCCGAGGTGCTGGGCGTGCCGATGGCGTTCTTCCTGCCCGGGCGCCCCCACGGCAAGCTCGACGGCTCCATGGCGCATTTCCGCAGCCTGCGCTCCACCCGTGCCTACCAGCGGGCCAAGGCCGTCGCGTTCGTCGAGCAGGTGTGGGAGCTGACCTACGCCCTGGAGAAGCGGATCCAGCTGCCCGCCGTGGACCTGCCCGGGTTCGCGGGCGGCGAGATGCACTCGGCGCTGCCCCGCGACCCGGCCGGCGCCGCCCGGGCGCTACGCGCCCACTGGGGGCTGGGCGCGGGGCCGATCAGCCACCTCGTACGCCGCATGGAGGCGCACGGCATCGTCGTCGCCTTCCCCCGGCACGACCCCGACGCGGTCACCGTCGACGCCTTCTCCACCTCCAGCCTGCCCAGGCCGATCGTCGTGCTGACCCCCAACAGGTTCGACGACATCTACCGCCACCGCTTCACCGCCGCGCACGAGCTGGGCCACCTCGTCCTGCACGGCGACACCGCCGCCGGGGACACCCATCAGGAGCGCGAGGCCGACGCGTTCGCCGCCGAGTTCCTGACGCCGCGCGAGAGCATCCTGCCCCAGTTGCCGCTCCGCGCCGACCTGCGCAAGCTCGCCGAGTTGCGGCGCACGTGGGGCGTGTCGGTCGACTCGCTGCTCTACCGGTGCCGCGAGACGGGGCTGATCTCCGACTCGGCGGCGAGCCGCGCCTACCAGCGCCTGGCCGCGCTGCGGGACCAGCCCGGCTTCACCAACGAGCCCGTCTCCGGCTACCCGGGCGAGCAGCCCGTCCTGCTGGCCCACGCCTTCGACCTGGCCACCCGGGAGGCGGACCTGACCGCCGCCACCCTGGCCCAGGAGCTGGCCTGGCCCATCGCCCGCGTACGCGAGCTCATCGGCCTGCCCGACCAGCGCCCGTCGCTGAGACTTGTCCTGTAG
- a CDS encoding Fe-S cluster assembly protein HesB produces MLTLTHNAVVAIRDVMAGVDVPADAGLRISAKADEAGALELALASQPQAGDQIIETEDVRVFVAEDTVALLDDKSLDAQPGTPGQPTFRLDRRTSPRPAP; encoded by the coding sequence GTGCTGACATTGACTCACAACGCCGTGGTCGCGATCCGCGACGTGATGGCCGGCGTGGACGTACCCGCCGACGCCGGCCTGCGCATCTCCGCGAAGGCCGACGAGGCCGGCGCGCTCGAACTCGCCCTGGCCAGCCAGCCGCAGGCCGGCGACCAGATCATCGAGACCGAGGACGTACGCGTCTTCGTGGCCGAGGACACCGTGGCGCTCCTGGACGACAAGTCGCTCGACGCCCAGCCCGGCACCCCGGGGCAGCCGACGTTCCGCCTGGACCGGCGGACCTCACCGAGGCCGGCCCCCTAA
- a CDS encoding PaaI family thioesterase: METHTRQGPFWDVVAGRAAPPAAAETLGWELLHVDPDQGTIEVAFEAGDRFTNPVGVIQGGFLAAMLDDTLGPALVATLPPGRFAPTLDLHVQFLRPARPGRLVGRGRVVRRGRQVCFMSGELLGPDGEPVAVATATAHIQSIEP, translated from the coding sequence ATGGAGACGCACACACGCCAAGGGCCGTTCTGGGACGTGGTCGCGGGCCGGGCGGCGCCGCCCGCCGCGGCGGAGACCCTGGGCTGGGAGCTCCTGCACGTGGACCCCGACCAGGGGACCATCGAGGTGGCGTTCGAGGCGGGTGATCGGTTCACCAATCCCGTCGGCGTGATCCAGGGCGGTTTCCTGGCCGCGATGCTCGACGACACCCTCGGTCCCGCGCTGGTCGCGACGTTGCCTCCGGGCCGGTTCGCGCCGACCCTTGACCTGCACGTGCAGTTCCTGCGCCCAGCCCGCCCGGGCAGGCTCGTGGGCCGGGGACGCGTGGTGCGGCGCGGCAGGCAAGTGTGCTTCATGTCCGGTGAGCTCCTCGGTCCGGACGGCGAGCCCGTGGCCGTGGCCACCGCGACCGCCCACATCCAGTCCATCGAGCCGTGA
- a CDS encoding hydroxypyruvate isomerase family protein gives MRVIRWTVNCSILYTDLPPLERPAAAAADGFAAVEFWWPWPVAVPADRDVEAFVRAIEDAGVLLTGLNFFAGDMPGGDRGVVSWPGRSRELLDNIPVVAAIGQRLGCRAFNALYGNRIDGVAAQEQDELALEMLAACARGVDGTVLLEPLSAGSRAPEPAHYPLRTAADTVAVLDRLGDVPNVGLLADLYHLAVNGDDVPAAIARHAERIAHVQIADAPGRGAPGTGALPIREWIDQLRATGYDGYFGLEYRSEGPGAFDWLPREQRAGR, from the coding sequence GTGCGCGTGATCAGGTGGACCGTCAACTGCTCCATCCTCTACACGGACCTGCCCCCGCTCGAGCGCCCGGCCGCGGCGGCGGCCGACGGGTTCGCGGCGGTGGAGTTCTGGTGGCCGTGGCCGGTCGCGGTGCCCGCCGACCGGGACGTGGAGGCGTTCGTCCGCGCCATTGAGGACGCCGGGGTGCTGCTGACCGGGCTCAACTTCTTCGCCGGCGACATGCCGGGCGGCGACCGCGGCGTGGTGTCGTGGCCCGGGCGCTCCCGCGAGCTGCTGGACAACATCCCGGTGGTGGCCGCCATCGGGCAGCGGCTGGGGTGCCGGGCGTTCAACGCCCTGTACGGCAACCGCATCGACGGCGTCGCGGCCCAGGAGCAGGACGAGCTGGCTCTCGAGATGCTGGCGGCCTGCGCGCGTGGCGTCGACGGCACCGTGCTGCTCGAGCCGCTCAGCGCGGGCTCCCGCGCGCCGGAGCCCGCGCACTACCCGCTGCGGACCGCCGCCGACACCGTGGCCGTGCTCGACCGGCTCGGCGACGTGCCGAACGTGGGCTTGCTCGCCGACCTCTACCATCTGGCGGTCAACGGCGACGACGTGCCTGCCGCCATCGCGCGGCACGCGGAGCGCATCGCTCATGTGCAGATCGCCGACGCCCCGGGCAGGGGAGCGCCGGGAACAGGCGCGCTGCCGATCCGGGAGTGGATCGACCAGCTGCGCGCCACCGGCTATGACGGATATTTCGGACTTGAATACCGCTCCGAAGGCCCCGGCGCCTTCGACTGGCTACCACGCGAGCAACGCGCGGGACGATGA
- a CDS encoding CU044_5270 family protein has product MDELRLLKERHDALPDPDERAVTEARSRLLSHMRERPRSRRRPLRVTWAIGLAGAAALVAAVVIVPGVRDGSERPQARPSSSQPSSTPLRLRKVATAEDLAANAAALAAAHPDPVPEPDQWAYIKTKEARGKGTRTHEMWRRANEKQFAFIEDGKLKVLDGSEFEVTYPYLLSLPTEPAALLARVYEEMDAEHVKRQAQRRRGQATVPPLTAEQRHTYAFQHIVQGMRDAVLPRALRSAMYGALADIPGVRYEARATDLAKRPGVTLYRIHEGYLRDEIFIDPDTYAYLGYRMIAVRDHENPRVYEFIKKGQMFGWGSLIASGVVDRPGERP; this is encoded by the coding sequence ATGGATGAGCTGCGGCTGCTGAAGGAGCGCCATGACGCGCTGCCCGACCCGGACGAGCGCGCCGTCACCGAGGCCCGATCCCGCCTGCTCTCCCACATGCGCGAAAGGCCGCGGAGCAGGCGACGCCCGCTCCGTGTCACCTGGGCGATCGGCCTGGCGGGGGCTGCCGCGCTGGTCGCTGCGGTCGTGATCGTTCCCGGCGTCCGGGACGGCTCCGAGAGGCCTCAGGCCCGTCCGTCCAGCTCCCAGCCGTCGAGCACCCCGCTCCGGCTGCGCAAGGTCGCCACGGCCGAGGACCTGGCGGCCAACGCCGCCGCGCTGGCCGCCGCCCACCCGGACCCCGTGCCCGAGCCCGATCAGTGGGCGTACATCAAGACCAAGGAGGCCCGGGGGAAGGGGACGAGGACCCACGAGATGTGGCGGCGGGCGAACGAGAAGCAGTTCGCCTTCATCGAGGACGGAAAGCTCAAAGTGCTCGACGGCTCGGAGTTCGAGGTGACCTACCCTTATCTCCTCTCGCTGCCGACCGAGCCCGCCGCCCTGCTGGCCCGCGTCTACGAGGAGATGGACGCCGAGCACGTAAAGCGGCAGGCCCAGCGGAGAAGGGGCCAGGCCACGGTGCCGCCGTTGACCGCCGAACAGCGGCACACGTACGCGTTCCAGCACATCGTGCAGGGCATGCGGGACGCCGTGCTGCCCCGCGCGCTCCGGTCGGCCATGTACGGCGCCCTGGCCGACATCCCGGGTGTCCGCTACGAGGCCCGCGCCACGGACCTCGCCAAGCGGCCGGGGGTGACCCTCTACCGGATCCACGAGGGATACCTGCGCGACGAGATCTTCATCGACCCGGACACGTACGCGTACCTCGGCTACCGGATGATCGCGGTCCGGGACCACGAGAATCCCCGCGTGTACGAGTTCATCAAGAAGGGCCAGATGTTCGGCTGGGGCAGCCTGATCGCCTCCGGGGTCGTCGACCGGCCCGGTGAGCGTCCCTGA
- a CDS encoding CehA/McbA family metallohydrolase: MCDDPLLPDSVARAWSDYCSLRDAHGPCWGEPPISYVDQAWATVFLDSRHDYWGTALSQLAERYPDVPPEELEDHMGEVDLDRLLRDALGGDVPDNLPALRLTPEGATLAAETRVVLDDGPFRTALLLDSSTDEPVEVVVDGTAYVVPPRGAKVVELVREVTVGGRPVDLSPLARRAAAATIRVRAGFPCRWGVTGANGQGWYPEGAPPKLDAHRRPFFHGDDLVVTVPAEPITVTVTRGMEYTSAEVVVTPDAGRETLVELTPERLYDAAARGWYGGDLHVHLNWMGEEPAAPALAAAAQHGEDLHVLNLVAGNVASERVYDVEALEHWVGEDLPWSDERHLARIGVEYRNDLVGHFSAFGLRGLPKRYHTGFLHTVDWPPNAAALEELRALGAITGYGHPFHTPFDDDDPPDVVLSRGRNCSAREIVADAALCLIDTLDVLNHSSIAATAAVYRRLIGAGNRLTVTAGTDAVLSFCRRGTASGPPGWERVYANVAGPLTAESFAEAILLGRTFATTGPWLELTVNGHGPGDTLELAPGQRVEIVVASIGPEVEQLEIRTAQGVLAQGPPGHLTMSMVVSEPTYVVAVASGGPHPRAFHRRGAYAHTSPVYLDVAGEHVAREADVRWCLAWLDRLETVVREFGTFETEHQLRDHLELYERARAVYRGRLP; encoded by the coding sequence ATGTGTGACGATCCGCTGCTACCCGACTCCGTCGCCCGCGCGTGGTCCGACTACTGTTCCCTGCGTGACGCCCACGGGCCGTGCTGGGGCGAGCCGCCCATCTCCTACGTCGACCAGGCGTGGGCCACGGTCTTCCTCGACTCCCGCCACGACTACTGGGGCACGGCCCTGAGCCAGCTGGCCGAGCGCTACCCCGACGTTCCCCCCGAGGAGCTCGAGGACCACATGGGGGAGGTGGACCTGGACCGGCTGCTCCGCGACGCTCTCGGCGGCGACGTGCCGGACAACCTGCCGGCGCTGCGCCTCACACCCGAGGGGGCCACGCTGGCGGCCGAGACGCGGGTGGTGCTGGACGACGGCCCCTTCCGCACGGCGTTGTTGCTGGACTCCAGCACGGACGAGCCGGTCGAGGTCGTCGTGGACGGCACGGCGTACGTGGTGCCGCCCCGCGGCGCCAAAGTTGTCGAGCTCGTGCGGGAGGTCACCGTCGGCGGCCGGCCGGTGGACCTGTCGCCGCTGGCCAGGCGGGCCGCCGCGGCCACGATCCGGGTGCGGGCCGGGTTCCCGTGCCGGTGGGGCGTGACGGGCGCGAACGGGCAGGGCTGGTATCCCGAGGGCGCCCCGCCCAAGCTGGACGCCCACCGCAGGCCGTTCTTCCACGGTGACGACCTCGTGGTCACCGTGCCCGCCGAGCCGATCACGGTGACGGTGACCAGGGGCATGGAGTACACCTCCGCCGAAGTCGTGGTGACCCCTGACGCGGGCCGGGAGACGTTGGTGGAGCTGACGCCCGAACGGTTGTACGACGCCGCCGCCCGCGGCTGGTACGGCGGCGACCTGCACGTGCACCTCAACTGGATGGGCGAGGAGCCCGCCGCGCCCGCACTGGCCGCGGCCGCGCAGCACGGCGAGGACCTGCACGTGCTCAACCTCGTGGCGGGCAACGTCGCGAGCGAGCGGGTCTACGACGTGGAGGCGCTGGAGCACTGGGTGGGCGAGGACCTGCCGTGGTCGGACGAGCGGCACCTGGCCAGGATCGGGGTGGAATACCGCAACGACCTGGTCGGGCACTTCAGCGCGTTCGGCCTGCGCGGCCTGCCCAAGCGCTACCACACCGGCTTCCTCCACACGGTGGACTGGCCGCCCAACGCGGCCGCGCTCGAAGAGCTGCGCGCGCTCGGTGCGATCACCGGGTACGGGCATCCGTTCCACACCCCGTTCGACGACGACGACCCGCCCGACGTGGTGCTCTCCCGCGGGCGCAACTGCTCGGCCAGGGAGATCGTCGCCGACGCCGCCCTCTGCCTGATCGACACCCTGGACGTGCTCAACCACTCCTCGATCGCCGCCACCGCCGCCGTCTACCGCCGCCTGATCGGCGCGGGCAACCGGCTGACGGTCACCGCGGGCACCGACGCCGTGCTCTCCTTCTGCCGCCGCGGCACCGCTTCCGGCCCTCCGGGGTGGGAGCGCGTGTACGCCAACGTCGCCGGCCCGCTCACCGCCGAGTCCTTCGCCGAGGCGATCCTGCTCGGCCGCACGTTCGCCACCACCGGGCCGTGGCTGGAGCTCACCGTGAACGGGCACGGGCCCGGGGACACGCTGGAGCTGGCGCCCGGGCAGCGGGTCGAGATCGTGGTGGCCTCGATCGGGCCCGAGGTCGAGCAGCTGGAGATCCGCACCGCGCAGGGCGTGCTGGCGCAGGGGCCGCCCGGGCACCTGACCATGTCGATGGTGGTGAGCGAGCCGACGTACGTGGTGGCCGTCGCCTCGGGCGGGCCGCATCCGCGTGCCTTCCATCGGCGCGGCGCCTACGCGCACACCAGCCCGGTGTACCTGGACGTCGCGGGCGAGCACGTGGCCAGGGAGGCGGACGTGCGGTGGTGCCTGGCGTGGCTGGACCGGCTGGAGACGGTGGTGCGCGAGTTCGGCACGTTCGAGACCGAGCACCAGTTGCGGGATCACCTGGAGCTGTACGAGCGGGCGAGAGCCGTCTACCGGGGGCGGCTTCCCTAG
- a CDS encoding RNA polymerase sigma factor: protein MIFDRYFTAIHRYAAARLDPGTADDVASETFLAAFDQRNRYDLTCPSARPWLYGIATNLIGRHRRAEIRLYRALGRAAGRDDVENHADRVADRVSAEQLNPALAKGLAALSAGDRDALLLVACAQLSYAEVARALHIPTGTVGSRVTRARRRLRTTLGFPALEVDDHG from the coding sequence GTGATCTTCGATCGGTACTTCACCGCCATCCACCGGTACGCGGCCGCCCGGTTAGATCCCGGCACCGCCGACGACGTCGCCTCCGAGACCTTCCTCGCCGCGTTCGACCAGCGCAACCGCTATGACCTGACCTGTCCGAGTGCACGGCCCTGGCTCTACGGGATCGCCACCAACCTGATCGGCCGCCATCGCCGCGCCGAGATCCGGCTCTACCGGGCCCTCGGCCGCGCCGCGGGCCGCGACGACGTCGAGAACCACGCCGACCGGGTGGCGGACCGGGTGAGCGCGGAGCAACTGAACCCCGCGCTGGCCAAGGGCCTGGCCGCGCTGTCCGCGGGCGATCGCGACGCGCTGCTGCTCGTCGCCTGCGCCCAGCTCAGCTACGCGGAGGTCGCGCGCGCCCTGCACATCCCGACCGGCACCGTCGGCTCCCGCGTCACCCGGGCCAGACGCCGGCTGCGCACCACACTTGGCTTCCCCGCACTGGAGGTAGACGACCATGGATGA
- a CDS encoding 2-hydroxy-3-oxopropionate reductase, with the protein MSTIAFIGLGIMGSPMAVHLVNAGHSVVGYNRSPAKAKALAEAGGRVAASIADAVTGAEIVALMVPDSPDVRDVLTGDDGVFAHAAPGTLIIDFSSIRPDVTRELAEEAGLRELRYLDAPVSGGEAGARNAALSIMVGGAADDYEAAKPIFDVVGKTVVHVGPSGAGQTVKAANQLVVAANIEALAEAVVFLRAYGVDLEAALEVLGGGLAGSAVLAQKRANMLNHSFEPGFRIALHHKDMGIVTSAAREAGVVLPLGALVAQLVAAADANGDGGLDHSALLRGVERLSGTL; encoded by the coding sequence GTGAGCACCATCGCCTTCATCGGCCTCGGCATCATGGGCAGCCCCATGGCCGTGCACCTGGTCAACGCCGGGCACAGCGTGGTCGGCTACAACCGCTCGCCGGCGAAGGCCAAGGCCCTGGCCGAGGCCGGGGGCCGGGTCGCCGCCTCGATCGCCGACGCCGTGACCGGTGCCGAGATCGTCGCCCTCATGGTTCCGGACTCCCCCGACGTGCGGGACGTGCTGACCGGCGACGACGGCGTGTTCGCGCACGCCGCCCCCGGCACGCTGATCATCGACTTCTCCTCGATCCGCCCCGACGTCACCCGCGAGCTGGCCGAGGAGGCGGGCCTCCGTGAGCTGCGCTACCTGGACGCTCCGGTCTCGGGCGGCGAGGCCGGAGCCAGGAACGCAGCGCTGTCGATCATGGTGGGCGGCGCGGCTGATGACTACGAGGCCGCCAAGCCGATCTTCGACGTGGTCGGCAAGACCGTGGTCCACGTGGGACCGAGCGGCGCGGGCCAGACGGTCAAGGCGGCCAACCAGCTCGTCGTGGCCGCCAACATCGAGGCGCTGGCCGAGGCCGTGGTGTTCCTGCGTGCCTACGGCGTGGACCTTGAGGCGGCGCTGGAGGTGCTCGGCGGCGGCCTGGCCGGCTCGGCCGTGCTGGCGCAGAAACGCGCGAACATGCTGAACCACTCCTTCGAGCCCGGCTTCCGCATCGCCCTGCACCACAAGGACATGGGCATTGTGACCTCCGCGGCCCGCGAGGCCGGCGTCGTGCTGCCCCTGGGGGCGCTGGTGGCCCAGCTCGTGGCCGCCGCCGACGCCAACGGCGACGGCGGGCTCGACCACTCGGCCCTGCTCCGCGGCGTCGAACGCCTCTCCGGCACCCTGTGA
- a CDS encoding helix-turn-helix transcriptional regulator, producing MRGVDQNITGIGALADPVRQELYLFVCAQPGPVSRDQAAEAIGIARHKAKFHLDKLESEGLLEAVYARLTGRTGPGAGRSSKLYRRAAREFAVSLPSRDYLLAGRLMADAIAESARTGAPVLEVLRRVAAEQGAAIGGGALTDEGRPATPQAALDLAVGALSEHGYEPRRERTRVIMANCPFHALAEAQRELVCHMNHALITGLVESLAPPKVEARLEPGDNRCCVSLALGG from the coding sequence GTGCGCGGAGTCGATCAGAACATCACGGGCATCGGCGCCCTCGCCGACCCCGTACGCCAGGAGCTGTACCTGTTCGTCTGCGCACAGCCCGGACCCGTGAGCCGCGACCAGGCCGCCGAGGCGATAGGGATCGCCCGCCACAAGGCCAAGTTCCATCTCGACAAGCTGGAGTCCGAAGGGCTCCTCGAGGCGGTCTACGCCCGGCTCACCGGCAGGACGGGGCCGGGCGCGGGACGCAGCTCGAAGTTGTATCGCCGGGCGGCCCGCGAGTTCGCCGTGTCGTTGCCCAGCCGCGACTACCTGCTCGCCGGCCGGCTCATGGCCGACGCGATCGCCGAGTCGGCCAGGACCGGGGCGCCCGTCCTGGAGGTGCTCCGGCGAGTGGCGGCCGAGCAGGGCGCCGCGATCGGCGGAGGGGCGCTCACCGACGAAGGCCGGCCGGCCACCCCGCAGGCGGCGCTGGATCTCGCGGTCGGGGCGCTCAGCGAGCACGGATACGAGCCGCGGCGCGAGCGCACCCGCGTCATCATGGCCAACTGCCCCTTCCACGCCCTCGCCGAGGCGCAGCGGGAGCTGGTCTGCCACATGAACCACGCCCTGATCACCGGCCTGGTGGAGAGCCTCGCGCCGCCCAAGGTGGAGGCCAGGCTGGAACCCGGCGACAACCGGTGCTGCGTGAGCCTGGCCCTCGGAGGCTAG